The following proteins are encoded in a genomic region of Montipora foliosa isolate CH-2021 chromosome 8, ASM3666993v2, whole genome shotgun sequence:
- the LOC137967591 gene encoding citrate synthase, mitochondrial-like yields the protein MNVFTSCKLLSRLGQSTPVVQQGLIRSLIRLQSTQAETLSLKETLYRIVPEKQKEVAEFRKTYGDKILGEYTVDQVYGGMRGITGLVTETSHLDANEGIEFRGYTIPQCQELLPKADGGEEPLPEGIFWLLMTGEIPTKAQVDNLSKEWAAHADLPQHVVQMLNNFPETLHPMSQFSAAITAMNSESKFAKAYAQGVPKSSYWEYIFEDSMDLTAKITTVAAYIYRNVFKDGKVAPVDPNKDWADNLASMLGYEDPMFHEMMRLYLVLHADHEGGNVSAHTTHLVGSALSDPYLCLAAGMNGLAGPLHGLANQEVLIWITNMLKEVGDDPSDEKVKEFVLNTLQGGQVVPGFGHAVLRKTDPRYSAQREFALKHLPDDPLFKLCGQLFKIVPDVLLEQGKAKNPWPNVDAHSGVLLQFYGLKEMNYYTVLFGVSRALGVLSSLVWSRALGFPLERPKSVTTELLKQAVGAK from the exons atgaatgttttCACGAGTTGTAAACTGTTATCAAGACTGGGGCAATCGACA CCAGTAGTTCAACAAGGACTGATAAGGAGTTTAATACGGCTTCAGTCTACACAAGCAGAAACTCTG AGCTTGAAGGAAACGCTTTATCGCATTGTACCAGAGAAGCAAAAAGAAGTTGCTGAATTCCGAAAGACGTATGGAGATAAAATTCTGGGAGAATATACAGTCGACCAG GTTTATGGAGGTATGCGTGGCATCACAGGCCTGGTCACAGAGACATCTCACTTAGATGCAAATGAG GGCATTGAATTTCGAGGTTACACTATTCCCCAGTGCCAAGAG CTTTTGCCAAAGGCTGATGGGGGAGAGGAACCTTTGCCTGAAGGAATATTTTGGTTACTAATGACTGGTGAAATCCCAACAAAAGCAcag GTTGATAACTTGTCTAAAGAATGGGCCGCTCATGCTGACTTACCCCAACATGTTGTTCAAATGTTGAACAACTTTCCTGAAACTCTTCACCCAATGAGCCAGTTTAGTGCTGCAATTACGGCAATGAACAGTGAGAGCAAGTTTGCTAAGGCATATGCCCAGGGAGTTCCAAAATCTTCCTACTGGGAG TATATCTTTGAAGATAGTATGGATCTGACAGCAAAAATAACCACAGTAGCAGCGTACATCTACAGGAATGTTTTCAAGGATGGAAAAGTTGCTCCTGTAGATCCTAACAAGGACTGGGCAGACAATCTGGCCAGTATGCTGGGATATGAAGATCCCATGTTCCATGAAATGATGCGCCTTTACTTGGTTCTGCATGCTGATCACGAGGGCGGCAATGTTAGTGCACATACCACTCACCTTGTTGGCAGTGCTCTGTCTGATCCTTACCTTTGTCTTGCTGCTGGTATGAATGGCCTTGCTGGACCCCTGCATGGTTTAGCCAACCAG gaaGTTCTGATCTGGATAACAAATATGCTTAAGGAGGTTGGAGATGACCCATCCGATGAGAAAGTCAAGGAATTTGTGTTAAATACATTACAAGGCGGG CAAGTTGTACCTGGTTTTGGCCATGCTGTACTTCGGAAAACAGACCCTCGATACTCAGCCCAGCGGGAATTTGCTTTAAAACACCTGCCTGACGATCCATTGTTCAAGCTTTGTGGCCAGCTCTTCAAGATTGTACCCGATGTTTTATTAGAGCAAGGAAAAGCTAAAAACCCTTGGCCAAATGTTGATGCACATAGTGGTGTGCTGCTTCAG tTTTACGGCCTAAAGGAAATGAATTACTACACAGTGTTATTCGGAGTATCGCGGGCACTTGGTGTGCTCTCTTCATTAGTCTGGTCACGTGCTTTGGGATTCCCCCTTGAGCGTCCCAAGAGTGTGACGACAGAATTGCTCAAACAAGCTGTTGGTGCcaaataa